A single Flavobacterium sp. 1 DNA region contains:
- a CDS encoding peptidase domain-containing ABC transporter: protein MASIKIKQHDIKDCGAACLASIGNHYQVNLPIARIRQYANTDKRGTNVLGIIEAAEKMDFTAKGVKGGMDAIDKIPLPAIAHVVVKEQLHHYVVIYSVGKGKIEVMDPAFGKMETYTFEEFQKIWTGVLVLFAPNDDFRTYNEKVSPIKRFWHLVQPHKTILIQALVGAILFTVLGLAMSIYIQKITDYVLVEGNRNLLNLLSVSMIVIILLQAYIGSKKSVFVMKTGQLIDAKLILGYYKHLLHLPQRFFDTMQIGEITSRINDAVKIRSFINEVAIEMIVNVFIVIFSFTLMFTYYWKLALVILLVIPFYTLIYFILNKFNKKVERTIMENAAELQTQLVESVTHVRTVKEFGIEEFSNLKTENKFVKLLFTTYKSGLNGIFAGTSTQFLASIFTVVLMWIGSGYVIDRAITPGELFSFYALIGYFTSPVASLIGMNKTAQNALIAADRLFEIMDLEREETENKVELQRESIGDIKFENVSFRYGSRTEVFKNFNAVFKKNETTAIVGESGSGKTTLISLLQNLYPIKEGKIYIGDYDTQFVHYQSLRNCIGVIPQQLNLFSGNIIENIALGDSFPNIQRVLDLSKQLAITEFVEKLPNGFETQIGENGAMLSGGQKQRIAIARALYKNPEVLLMDEATSSLDTNSERIVKEVIDNFKAQGKTVIVIAHRLSTIANANTILVMENGMIVESGNHTDLLEQKGKYFDLWNKQSLV from the coding sequence ATGGCCTCCATAAAAATAAAACAACATGATATTAAAGATTGTGGGGCTGCTTGTCTCGCTTCTATTGGAAATCATTACCAAGTTAATCTCCCAATAGCGAGAATTCGTCAATATGCCAATACTGATAAACGCGGTACGAATGTACTGGGAATAATTGAAGCTGCCGAAAAAATGGATTTTACAGCCAAGGGCGTAAAAGGAGGAATGGATGCCATAGATAAAATTCCGCTTCCTGCTATTGCTCATGTAGTGGTCAAAGAACAACTGCATCATTATGTGGTGATTTATTCTGTAGGGAAAGGAAAAATTGAAGTTATGGATCCTGCTTTTGGCAAAATGGAAACCTACACTTTTGAAGAATTTCAAAAAATATGGACAGGTGTTTTGGTTCTTTTTGCTCCAAATGATGATTTTAGAACTTATAATGAGAAAGTTTCTCCCATAAAACGATTCTGGCATTTGGTACAGCCCCACAAAACCATTTTGATTCAGGCATTGGTTGGTGCCATTCTTTTTACTGTTTTGGGATTGGCGATGTCTATTTATATCCAAAAAATTACGGATTATGTTTTGGTTGAAGGCAATAGAAACTTGCTCAATTTATTGAGTGTTTCCATGATTGTCATTATTTTGCTTCAAGCTTACATCGGGTCCAAAAAGAGTGTTTTTGTCATGAAAACTGGACAATTGATAGATGCCAAATTGATTTTGGGCTACTATAAGCATTTACTTCACTTACCACAACGTTTTTTTGATACAATGCAAATCGGGGAAATTACTTCGAGAATTAATGATGCCGTCAAAATACGTTCGTTTATCAATGAAGTTGCGATAGAGATGATTGTCAATGTGTTTATTGTGATTTTTTCATTTACCTTGATGTTTACTTATTACTGGAAATTGGCTTTGGTAATTTTGCTTGTAATTCCGTTTTATACTTTGATTTATTTTATTTTGAACAAATTCAATAAAAAAGTAGAACGAACCATTATGGAAAACGCAGCCGAATTGCAGACTCAATTGGTCGAAAGTGTTACCCATGTTCGTACGGTAAAGGAATTTGGCATTGAAGAATTCTCAAATTTGAAAACTGAAAATAAGTTTGTGAAATTATTGTTTACTACTTATAAATCGGGGTTGAATGGAATTTTCGCAGGAACTTCTACTCAATTTCTGGCTTCAATATTTACGGTTGTTTTAATGTGGATAGGTTCGGGTTATGTGATAGACAGAGCGATTACGCCTGGAGAATTATTTTCGTTTTATGCTTTGATTGGTTATTTTACTTCACCAGTTGCTTCCTTAATCGGGATGAACAAAACGGCACAAAATGCCTTGATTGCTGCCGACCGGCTTTTTGAAATTATGGATTTGGAAAGAGAGGAAACTGAAAACAAAGTGGAACTGCAAAGAGAAAGTATTGGCGATATAAAATTTGAAAATGTGTCTTTTCGATATGGTTCGAGAACAGAAGTATTCAAAAATTTCAATGCGGTATTTAAGAAAAATGAAACTACTGCTATTGTGGGAGAAAGCGGGAGCGGGAAAACAACTTTGATTTCACTTTTGCAAAATTTGTATCCCATAAAAGAGGGCAAAATCTACATAGGAGATTATGATACGCAGTTTGTTCATTACCAAAGTTTACGCAACTGCATTGGGGTGATTCCGCAGCAGCTCAATTTATTTTCTGGAAATATTATTGAAAATATTGCTTTAGGCGATTCGTTTCCAAACATTCAACGGGTATTGGATTTGTCCAAACAATTAGCAATTACGGAATTTGTCGAAAAATTGCCTAATGGATTTGAAACCCAAATAGGCGAAAACGGAGCGATGCTTTCAGGTGGGCAAAAACAGCGTATTGCCATTGCCAGAGCCTTATATAAAAATCCAGAGGTTTTATTGATGGATGAAGCGACGTCATCCTTGGACACCAACTCAGAACGAATTGTAAAAGAAGTGATTGACAATTTTAAGGCACAAGGTAAAACGGTTATCGTAATTGCCCATCGTTTGAGTACCATAGCCAATGCAAATACCATTCTCGTTATGGAAAATGGAATGATTGTAGAATCGGGTAATCATACTGATTTGTTAGAACAAAAAGGGAAGTATTTTGATTTGTGGAATAAGCAGAGTTTAGTATAG
- a CDS encoding HlyD family secretion protein produces the protein MNFSSDPINTLENLIAKNKTKSISIYLVVVLGILAFLALLPVIKVDISSQSRGMVRSTTDNVPLTSLVNGKVTFVNLKNNRMVQKGDTLVQLTLDNLDTEKATNQTLSATIQNQIQDLSLVILGKSNLLKTPELQQEWFSYSSKREELLSKIAQAKTGFDRNKQLYDKGVIAKAEFEKYSFEFTYAQQALSGLEKNQRSEWQNKKRELEEQLQNLNGTLQKINVEAKNYVIIAPLSGTVEGFSGIQVGSFLNASQPIATISATDQLIVESTVSPNDIGLIHNNQKVKFQLDAFNYNQWGLLEGKVIDIDRNITIQENQTFFKVRCALNSTAMQLQSGYKTQISKGMTLTTRYMITRRSLYDLLFDKMDDWLNPKQIAPKS, from the coding sequence ATGAACTTCAGTTCAGACCCCATAAATACCCTAGAGAATCTTATCGCCAAAAACAAAACCAAGAGCATTTCCATATACTTGGTGGTGGTTTTAGGAATTTTAGCTTTTCTGGCATTATTGCCCGTTATTAAAGTAGATATCAGTAGTCAAAGTCGTGGTATGGTACGCTCGACTACCGATAATGTGCCACTCACTAGTTTGGTCAATGGCAAAGTAACTTTTGTAAATCTCAAGAACAATAGGATGGTGCAAAAAGGCGATACTCTTGTGCAGCTCACTCTGGATAATCTGGATACTGAGAAAGCAACCAATCAAACACTTTCGGCTACTATTCAAAACCAGATTCAGGATTTGTCATTGGTTATTTTGGGTAAAAGTAATTTACTAAAAACACCAGAATTGCAGCAGGAATGGTTTAGTTATTCCAGCAAACGCGAGGAGCTGCTTAGTAAAATTGCTCAAGCTAAAACAGGATTCGACCGAAACAAACAATTGTATGACAAAGGCGTAATTGCGAAAGCTGAGTTCGAAAAATACAGTTTTGAATTTACTTATGCACAACAGGCATTATCCGGATTGGAAAAAAATCAGCGATCTGAATGGCAAAACAAAAAGAGAGAACTCGAGGAGCAATTGCAAAATCTAAATGGGACATTGCAAAAAATAAATGTAGAAGCTAAAAATTATGTCATAATTGCTCCTTTATCTGGGACAGTAGAGGGCTTTTCTGGAATTCAAGTAGGTTCATTTTTAAATGCGTCACAACCTATTGCCACAATTTCGGCTACAGATCAGCTTATTGTGGAAAGCACGGTTTCGCCTAATGATATTGGATTAATACATAATAATCAAAAAGTAAAATTTCAACTCGATGCGTTTAATTACAATCAATGGGGATTACTGGAAGGGAAAGTAATTGACATTGACCGTAATATTACGATTCAGGAAAATCAAACTTTTTTTAAAGTACGTTGCGCTTTGAATAGTACCGCTATGCAATTGCAATCAGGGTATAAAACCCAAATTTCAAAAGGAATGACTCTCACGACCCGTTATATGATAACAAGAAGAAGTCTTTATGATTTGTTGTTTGACAAAATGGATGATTGGTTGAACCCGAAACAAATTGCCCCAAAATCTTAA
- a CDS encoding bacteriocin, with translation MNLDNLKLVELNALEVQEVDGGINLLSPYAAWHASREFGMFAYGFVNGFLENL, from the coding sequence ATGAATTTAGATAATTTAAAATTAGTAGAGCTTAATGCTCTGGAAGTACAAGAAGTTGACGGGGGAATAAATCTTTTATCTCCTTATGCAGCGTGGCATGCTTCAAGAGAATTTGGTATGTTTGCGTATGGGTTTGTCAATGGCTTTTTAGAGAATCTTTAA
- a CDS encoding helix-turn-helix domain-containing protein, giving the protein MTYLNWKKILFLLLIPFTLFGQVSKKELSRLPYDTLKKIFIKNDRDTKLQKEIANAYLIKAKNEQNPIRIAKGYYMYSVLNTGNKSIYFLDSVIKYSIKTNDIDFPAVAYTEKGYELKSQFKYNEAIDNFILAEKYALKNNIDYYFEIKYSIAVLRSEELGETIEALNLYRECLKYYKKKELRTPKYSIMYQNTLFALADAFKTLNQTDSATYYNRLGYTESKMTKNEIYNSLFILNEGANLVLKKKYKTALDSIKKALPKIIVYKDEGNTLAAYYYLGKAYEGLGNKHLAIKNFIKVDSLYNKTKRITPEFTSGYSFLISYFKEKGDKGNQLKYLTKYMYIDSTLQKNYKELTKKLQKEYDTPHLISDKESLIQSLESERTTSYWGIGGLFLITISVTSLGIYQHNLKKKYKSSFEKIINQTEQSKNNITNIPNDEIEIEANNSNVDIGIAEELVKQILEKLKRFESKKEYLQSNITVQTLSNTFETNSKYISKIVNTHKGKTFIQYINDLRIEYAIIQLQKDNKLRKYTIHALSLEYGFNNAESFSTAFYKKTGIKPTYFIKELETQTKNIIKSKSII; this is encoded by the coding sequence ATGACCTACTTAAACTGGAAGAAAATACTTTTTTTACTCTTAATTCCATTTACTTTATTTGGACAGGTATCAAAAAAAGAACTTTCAAGGCTTCCTTATGATACCTTAAAAAAAATATTTATCAAAAATGATAGGGATACTAAATTACAAAAAGAGATTGCAAATGCCTATTTAATAAAAGCGAAAAACGAGCAAAATCCTATTAGAATAGCAAAAGGGTATTATATGTATTCTGTGTTAAATACAGGAAACAAATCAATTTATTTTTTAGATAGTGTAATTAAATATTCCATAAAAACTAACGATATCGATTTTCCCGCAGTTGCTTATACAGAAAAAGGGTACGAATTAAAATCTCAATTTAAATATAATGAAGCAATTGATAATTTTATTTTGGCTGAAAAATATGCTTTAAAGAACAACATTGACTATTACTTTGAGATAAAATATTCTATTGCAGTATTACGATCTGAAGAGTTGGGCGAAACAATTGAAGCATTAAATTTATATAGAGAATGCTTGAAATACTATAAAAAAAAGGAGTTAAGAACTCCTAAATATTCTATAATGTATCAAAATACACTATTCGCTCTTGCAGATGCATTTAAAACATTAAATCAAACCGACTCTGCAACTTATTATAATAGACTAGGATATACAGAGTCCAAAATGACTAAAAATGAGATATACAATTCCCTTTTCATTTTAAATGAAGGTGCTAATTTAGTCTTGAAAAAAAAATACAAAACAGCTCTTGACAGTATTAAAAAAGCATTGCCAAAAATAATAGTCTATAAAGATGAAGGAAACACTTTGGCTGCCTATTACTATTTAGGAAAGGCCTATGAGGGACTTGGAAATAAACACTTGGCAATAAAAAACTTCATTAAAGTAGATTCCCTTTATAACAAAACAAAAAGAATTACTCCAGAATTCACAAGTGGTTATTCTTTTCTAATCTCTTATTTCAAAGAAAAGGGTGACAAAGGGAATCAATTAAAATATCTCACAAAATATATGTACATAGACAGTACTTTGCAAAAAAATTATAAAGAATTAACAAAAAAATTACAAAAAGAATATGACACACCCCATTTGATTTCCGATAAAGAAAGCTTGATTCAATCTCTTGAAAGTGAAAGAACAACATCATACTGGGGAATTGGAGGTTTGTTTTTAATTACCATTTCCGTTACTAGTTTAGGTATTTATCAACACAATCTGAAAAAAAAGTATAAATCCAGTTTTGAAAAAATCATAAACCAAACGGAGCAATCCAAAAACAACATAACAAATATACCCAACGATGAAATCGAAATTGAAGCCAATAATTCCAATGTAGACATTGGTATTGCTGAAGAACTGGTAAAACAAATTCTTGAAAAACTCAAACGATTTGAATCCAAAAAAGAATACTTACAATCTAATATTACAGTACAAACCCTTTCAAATACATTTGAAACAAACAGCAAATACATTTCAAAAATTGTAAATACCCATAAAGGAAAAACATTTATTCAATACATCAATGATTTAAGAATTGAGTATGCCATTATTCAATTACAAAAAGACAATAAGCTTCGTAAATACACTATTCATGCTCTCTCTTTAGAGTACGGATTTAATAATGCTGAATCCTTTTCAACCGCTTTTTACAAAAAAACAGGCATAAAACCCACTTATTTCATCAAAGAATTAGAGACTCAAACAAAAAACATAATCAAATCAAAATCAATCATTTGA